A window of the Diorhabda carinulata isolate Delta chromosome 1, icDioCari1.1, whole genome shotgun sequence genome harbors these coding sequences:
- the LOC130898784 gene encoding proteasome subunit beta type-5, with amino-acid sequence MSLAEICGLSDDSSNENSLYKNDLHQFCTNFNSNMSLQVPPFSDPASSFSGFTKDDTGRELKINFDHGTTTLGFKYQGGVVLAVDSRATGGQFIGSQTMKKIVEINDFLLGTLAGGAADCVYWDRVLAKQCRMYELRNRERISVAAASKLMANMVYNYKGMGLSMGMMLAGWDKRGPQLYYVDSEGLRTAGKVFSVGSGSIYAFGVLDSGYKWDLTDEEAYDLGRRSIYHATHRDAYSGGIVRVYHMKETGWVHIDNNDCSELHYKYMEEKEDLEIV; translated from the exons atgagttTAGCCGAAATTTGTGGTTTGTCGGATGACAGTTCCAATGAAAATTCGttgtataaaaatgatttgcaCCAATTTTGTACTAATTTCAACAGTAACATGAGTTTGCAAGTACCACCATTTAGTGAT CCTGCGAGTAGTTTTTCAGGATTTACGAAAGATGATACCGGacgtgaattgaaaattaacttTGATCATGGTACAACTACATTGGGATTTAAGTATCAAGGAGGAGTAGTTCTTGCAGTAGACTCTAGAGCTACTGGAGGTCAATTTATTGGCTCCCAAACTATGAAGAAGATTGTAGagataaatgattttttattag GCACATTAGCTGGAGGAGCAGCTGACTGCGTATACTGGGATAGGGTACTGGCAAAACAATGCAGAATGTATGAACTTAGAAATAGAGAACGTATATCTGTAGCTGCTGCTTCTAAATTAATGGCAAATATGGTTTACAATTATAAGGGAATGGGATTATCTATGGGCATGATGTTAGCTGGTTGGGATAAAAGG GGTCCTCAACTGTATTATGTAGATTCAGAAGGCCTTCGAACAGCAGGAAAAGTATTCAGCGTTGGATCTGGTTCAATATATGCTTTTGGTGTATTGGATTCTGGTTACAAGTGGGATTTGACAGATGAAGAAGCCTATGATTTAGGCCGTAGATCAATTTATCATGCTACTCATAGAGATGCATACTCTGGTGGTATAGTAAGGGTTTACCATATGAAAGAAACTGGTTGGGTTCATATTGATAACAATGACTGTAGTGAATTACATTACAAGTATATGGAAGAAAAGGAAGATTTGGAAATTGTATGA
- the LOC130898767 gene encoding digestive cysteine proteinase 1 has product MGSLNILLLVSSFISLGICDPNPPTPVWKKTYSVKGVLNIPYAEIQEPFSCWYDEPSKQSRIDYYGDMVQTYQLGGTGYGTSLKVAPITTETEENVRTCLQVNGTSENRITPQSVLPDLTDFKKEGTEVVNGFETEKWVLVEVIGHKINKYSMWIKSGEVPVRYEMKGFNSLLGSHYDHYYLDYVFYDTSDIPEDTFRVATDMVCSSFPGPGDKHIYTFNPIAEFIKPEYTGHLDFEFKKFIHKHRRQYADEKEHTMRKSIFTQNIRFIYSVNRQNKGYTLTVNHLADKSPQELKALRGKNYSGVYNGGKPFPYNVTKKDDIPQQFDWRIFGAVTPVKDQSVCGSCWSFGTVGAIEGAYFLKNGNLVRLSQQALIDCSWGYGNNGCDGGEDFRAYQWILKHGGLPTEEDYGPYLGQDGYCHAASLPKVAKITGWVNITSGDENALRLALYRHGPISVAIDASHRTFSFYSNGIYYDASCGNTEEDLDHAVLAVGYGSINGQNYWLIKNSWSTYWGNDGYILMSSKDNNCGVMTTPTYVTM; this is encoded by the exons ATGGGTTCACTCAATATATTGTTACTGGTGTCGTCATTCATTTCTCTAG GTATTTGTGATCCAAATCCACCGACTCCTGTTTGGAAGAAAACGTATTCTGTGAAAGGGGTCTTAAATATTCCATATGCGGAGATACAAGAACCATTCTCTTGTTG gtATGATGAACCAAGCAAACAATCTCGAATCGATTATTATGGGGACATGGTACAAACTTATCAATTGGGTGGTACAGGATATGGAACCAGTTTAAAAGTAGCACCTATTACAacagaaacagaagaaaatgtAAGGACTTGTCTACAAGTTAATGGAACAAGTGAAAACAGAATTACCCCTCAATCTGTTTTACCAGACTTAAcagattttaaaaaagaag GTACTGAAGTAGTAAATGGGTTCGAAACTGAAAAATGGGTACTGGTTGAAGTCATTGggcataaaataaataaatactccATGTGGATTAAATCAGGAGAGGTACCAGTAAG ATATGAAATGAAAGGATTCAACTCTTTGTTAGGCAGCCATTATGATCACTATTATTTAGACTATGTTTTCTATGACACTTCAGATATTCCAGAAGACACGTTCAGAGTAGCAACTG ATATGGTATGTAGTTCTTTCCCTGGACCAGGTGATAAACATATTTATACATTCAATCCCATTGCTGAATTTATTAAACCAGAATATACAGGACATCTTGATTTtgagtttaaaaaatttattcataaacataGACGACAATATGCAGATGAAAAAGAGCACACCATGCGGAAATCAATATTTACACAGAATATTAGATTCATATATTCAGTTAATAGACAAAATAAAG GTTATACTTTAACTGTAAATCACCTCGCTGATAAATCACCACAGGAACTGAAAGCTCTTCGTGGCAAGAATTATTCAGGAGTTTACAATGGTGGAAAACCTTTTCCATATAATGTCACTAAAAAAGATGATATACCCCAGCAATTTGATTGGAGAATATTTGGTGCAGTTACTCCCGTTAAAG ATCAATCTGTTTGTGGTTCATGCTGGTCATTTGGAACAGTTGGAGCAATAGAGGGAGCATACTTTTTAAAGAATGGAAATCTTGTTAGACTGTCTCAACAGGCACTTATAGATTGTTCTTGGGG GTATGGTAATAATGGATGTGATGGAGGTGAAGATTTTAGAGCTTATCAATGGATACTTAAACATGGAGGTTTACCAACTGAAGAGGACTATGGTCCATATTTAGGACag gATGGATATTGTCATGCCGCCTCTTTACCTAAAGTAGCAAAAATTACAGGTTGGGTAAATATAACTTCAGGGGATGAAAATGCTTTGCGCTTGGCTTTATACCGACACGGACCCATTAGTGTTGCAATTGACGCAAGTCATAGAACTTTCAGCTTTTACTCTAACGGCATATATTATGATGCCTCCTG TGGAAACACAGAAGAAGATTTGGATCATGCTGTGCTTGCAGTTGGGTACGGAAGTATCAATGGACAAAACTACTGGTTGATTAAAAATAGTTGGTCAACTTATTGGGGAAATGACGGCTACATCTTGATGTCATCAAAAGATAACAATTGTGGTGTGATGACAACTCCAACTTATGTAActatgtga
- the LOC130898776 gene encoding 39S ribosomal protein L39, mitochondrial translates to MNSVSTISNRLKRSIFSHIRRCISDDRKQQNDLFNDEQSRQKEAVGRVEKIEISYEGIPKNEVLVMNKNISTPYDCAKHLGDQLRNKAVVGLLNGETLWHMHKPLPDSCRLNFLHYHSQNPTLVNKTFWRSCSFLLGAVASQAFKDNVKVCLHSFPSPNVKSGSFVYDVQLELDDWKPTTAELKVLSIEMIKFCQQEHPFEYLDVSTDLAFDIFKNNPHKSQQIPNIAEHNSGKVTLFRAGTHIDISKGPMIPNTNQIGRITVANVIKLNTDFPGGPIYRFQGVALPKPLVLNHFAYGILEERAKLLNQARIPGSQIIDNEDNTFAANISS, encoded by the exons atGAATTCTGTTAGTACTATTAGTAACAGATTGAAGAGGTCCATCTTTAGTCATATAAGAA GATGTATCTCTGATGATAGGAAACAACAAAATGATCTTTTTAATGATGAGCAATCACGACAAAAGGAAGCCGTTGGGCgagtagaaaaaattgaaattagttaTGAAGGCATCCCTAAAAATGAAGTACTAgtgatgaataaaaatatatctacacCCTACGACTGTGCCAAAC atttggGTGATCAGTTGCGTAATAAGGCAGTTGTTGGCTTATTAAATGGCGAGACATTATGGCACATGCACAAACCATTACCTGATTCTTGTAGATTGAACTTTCTTCATTATCATTCACAAAATCCGACATtagttaataaaacattttggagGAGTTGTAGTTTTCTCTTGGGCGCAGTAGCGTCACAGGCATTCAAAGATAATGTTAAAGTGTGTCTACATAGTTTTCCTAGTCCAAATg TAAAATCTGGCAGCTTTGTGTATGATGTCCAGCTAGAATTAGATGATTGGAAGCCAACAACTGCAGAATTGAAAGTATTATCTATAGAAATGATAAAGTTTTGTCAACAGGAACACCCCTTTGAATATTTAGACGTCTCCACTGACCTTgcatttgatattttcaaaaataatccaCACAAATCTCAACAAATACCCAATATAGCAGAACATAACAGTGGTAAAGTAACATTATTTAGAGCTGGTACCCATATAGATATTTCTAAAGGTCCCATGATACCAAATACCAATCAAATAGGTAGAATAACAGTAGCAAATGTAATTAAATTGAATACTGATTTTCCGGGTGGACCTATTTATAGATTTCAAGGCGTTGCATTACCAAAACCActtgttttaaatcattttgcTTATGGTATACTTGAGGAAAGGGCAAAGTTACTG AATCAAGCAAGAATTCCCGGATCACAAATCATTGATAATGAAGATAATACTTTTGCAGCAAACATATCCTCATag
- the LOC130898795 gene encoding post-GPI attachment to proteins factor 6, which produces MGMTDKYIVYSILAIFINQTASSNVTITSRTVTSYLEQYKSYKDIIMIHLKIPQNTLFASFKFTADETRMSIFPCKTRNVSLYMKYGAPPVVNPDGSPFPKAFKNVTRYPTYNTEIQTNKKEKFINITSPDPGSYFVIAFLAYQDPKYNAISQQGLRADCYSNVEASLFVNKIDNPLIVTHESMSQLIAHPSESRYFKFYVPSPNDQGILYIQNIIFPDNVNKLLVRLEVNKPPSEEVHHKQEIIYSNTTHSRVFFSTSSDSWHYIEYKFEGENDETTSGNFTFQIKFISNELPEESTYYESLQNETYFNNSFSKTFHNYRITDLVPYKQYELIREATSETFLFSFELEQELESKVAIPINMTSSHFSLMTFKIREGTDVGGTLQFILAFKPRTLKNKKFGFINEPENHVVVACIRRGGIEVPTWPNKCIYNSIESSSQLILNKTTENSTILIPYPESGIWYATFKLFCGECVPCRCPESCQKQYEQCVIDCELSCPESEDCKKCTTNCSNYIIEIYECKGCDCEGPCLKDKNSTCNTSLIFDIGSHACIFGQCSRNGRCIFVVSDGVVFSTCSCMNKYRGWDCSDNTQATPYYMVVIELLLLVFSNLMFLPAVYVAFKRKYYIEGVTYFFICFFSTFYHACDAGENLLNFCLVRLSALQFGDFFCAILAIWVTLLAIADLPQLFTSMCHMVGAIILAFCTTINKTSLWVFALPVFTGLIIIAISWFMKYRKVEQRFANRRYLFYQIPIGVTLVVVGLVCYAFLQTEDNYKYLHSFWHILMAVALIIILPKPNTFLPEVIL; this is translated from the exons ATGGGTATGACGGATAAGTACATTGTATATAGTATTTTAGCAATTTTTATTAACCAAACTGCGAGCTCGAACGTAACCATAACATCAAGAACAGTTACATCTTATTTGGAACAGTATAAGTCCTATaaagatataataatgatacatttaaaaattccTCAAAATACACTGTTCGCATCTTTCAAGTTTACTGCAGATGAAACAAGAATGTCCATCTTCC cTTGCAAGACTAGAAATGTTtctttatatatgaaatatggtGCTCCTCCAGTTGTTAACCCTGATGGTTCACCTTTTCCTAAGGCTTTTAAAAATGTTACAAGATACCCTACCTACAATACTgaaatacaaacaaacaaaaaagaaaaatttatcaatatcaCTTCACCAGATCCTGGTTCATATTTTGTAATTGCTTTTCTAGCATATCAGGATCCTAAATATAATGCAATCAGCCAACAAG GTTTACGTGCGGACTGTTACTCTAATGTAGAAGCCTCgctttttgttaataaaattgacAATCCATTGATTGTAACACATGAGAGTATGTCCCAGCTGATTGCTCATCCCAGTGAAAgtcgatatttcaaattttatgtacCTAGCCCCAATGATCAAGGAATACTCTACATTCAGAATATAATTTTCCCAGACAATGTTAACAAATTGCTGGTTAGACTTGAGGTTAATAAACCTCCATCTGAAGAGGTTCACcataaacaagaaataatttattccaaCACAACTCATAGCAGAGTATTCTTTTCCACAAGTTCTGATTCATGGCACtacattgaatataaatttgaagGAGAAAATGATGAGACTACCAGTGGCAACTTTACATTCCagatcaaatttatttctaatgaaCTTCCAGAAGAATCTACTTACTATGAATCTTTGCAAAATGAAACATACTTCAACAATTCATTCTCAAAAACCTTTCATAATTATAGAATAACTGATTTGGTTCCATACAAACAGTATGAACTTATTCGTGAGGCAACttcagaaacatttttattctcTTTCGAATTAGAACAAGAACTGGAATCCAAAGTAGcaattccaataaatatgaCTAGttcacatttttctttgatGACATTCAAGATCCGAGAAGGAACAGATGTTGGTGGGACCTTACAATTTATTTTAGCTTTTAAACCaagaactttgaaaaataaaaaatttggattcatAAATGAACCTGAAAACCATGTGGTGGTGGCTTGTATAAGAAGAGGAGGTATAGAAGTACCCACATGGCCTAATAAGTGTATTTATAACAGTATAGAAAGTTCATCAcaacttattttaaataaaacgacTGAAAATTCTACTATTCTCATACCATACCCAGAGAGCGGTATTTGGTATGCCacatttaaacttttttgtGGTGAATGTGTGCCTTGTAGATGTCCTGAATCCTGCCAAAAACAGTATGAACAATGCGTCATTGATTGTGAACTCTCCTGTCCAGAATCTGAAGATTGCAAAAAATGTACTACAAATTGTAGCAATTATATTATAGAGATATACGAATGCAAAGGCTGTGATTGTGAAGGGCCTTGCTTAAAAGATAAAAACTCCACTTGCAACACCAgtcttatttttgatattggGTCGCATGCTTGTATTTTTGGGCAATGTTCAAGAAATGGAAGGTGTATATTTGTAGTTTCTGATGGAGTGGTATTTTCTACTTGTTCCTGCATGAATAAATATAGAG gtTGGGATTGTTCTGATAATACTCAAGCTACTCCATACTATATGGTAgtaatagaattattattactGGTATTCAGCAACCTGATGTTCCTGCCTGCAGTTTATGTTGCATTTAAAAGAAAGTATTACATTGAAGGtgtaacttatttttttatatgtttcttttCTACATTTTACCATGCTTGTGATGCTGGTGAAAATTTGCTGAATTTCTGCCTGGTACGCCTTTCAGCTTTACAGTTTGGCGACTTTTTTTGTGCCATATTAGCCATATGGGTAACACTTTTAGCTATAGCAGATTTACCTCAATTGTTCACTTCTATGTGTCACATGGTAGGAGCGATCATTTTAGCGTTTTGTACTACAATTAACAAAACTTCTTTATGGGTCTTTGCTCTACCAGTTTTTACGGGTTTAATAATTATAGCAATTAGTTGGTTTATGAAATATCGTAAAGTTGAACAAAGATTCGCCAATAGACGGTATTTGTTCTATCAAATACCAATAGGGGTGACTTTAGTAGTAGTAGGTTTAGTTTGTTACGCGTTTTTACAAACAGAagacaattataaatatttacatagtTTTTGGCATATTCTTATGGCTG